In Candidatus Saccharimonadales bacterium, one genomic interval encodes:
- a CDS encoding DUF1801 domain-containing protein — protein MKTYTTVSEFLDDLDTGKRRQVEALRKIILDCVPVTEHVKWNSPSYVYKDEDRITFNLHGDDIKILIHMGATRKEDKKAKPIMDDETGLIKWSSNMRGIIAFKDMDDLTAKKQDFENILQRWLEVE, from the coding sequence ATGAAGACTTATACAACCGTTTCAGAGTTCCTTGACGATCTAGATACCGGCAAACGCCGGCAAGTTGAAGCACTCCGTAAGATTATCCTTGACTGCGTACCCGTGACGGAACACGTCAAATGGAATTCCCCAAGTTACGTATATAAAGACGAAGACCGAATAACGTTCAACCTGCATGGAGATGATATCAAGATCCTTATTCATATGGGCGCTACCCGCAAAGAAGACAAAAAGGCCAAGCCGATCATGGACGATGAAACCGGCTTGATTAAGTGGAGCTCAAATATGCGGGGAATCATTGCATTTAAGGATATGGACGACCTTACCGCTAAGAAACAAGACTTTGAAAATATACTGCAGCGTTGGCTGGAGGTTGAATAA
- a CDS encoding DMT family transporter, with protein MFNSWQINLIFFYIFTVIFFQCYKLAVKNVKNDGAATIALQVIAGITVLILVPFFAINWPAGIGIILLLVASCVFYAINDRMQTTARKHLEVSTFSVIGQLSTVFVILYGLTLFNETFTWLKLAGAVLIIGANVLIFYQSRKHKIEINIYSILAILAAFAFATALAIDVGISKEFNLPLYISLTLLIPAIMIAIAGKVSPRQSVTEYKTNSKLFLATGISWALSIFFSLRAFQLGEMNTVITLEAVVVILNVLAAYIFLKERGKIKRKIAGAILIVFGVLLTTL; from the coding sequence TGCTATAAGCTAGCAGTAAAAAACGTAAAGAACGACGGAGCCGCAACGATAGCGCTTCAAGTCATTGCGGGTATCACCGTGCTCATACTCGTGCCATTTTTTGCCATCAATTGGCCGGCAGGAATTGGAATAATCCTATTACTCGTTGCGTCCTGCGTCTTTTACGCGATAAATGACCGGATGCAAACGACCGCCAGAAAGCACCTCGAGGTTTCTACCTTTTCGGTTATTGGACAGCTATCGACGGTTTTTGTCATCCTATACGGCTTAACGTTATTCAACGAGACATTCACATGGCTGAAACTCGCCGGAGCGGTACTGATTATCGGAGCTAACGTTTTAATTTTTTACCAGAGCCGCAAACATAAAATAGAGATTAATATTTATTCCATACTGGCAATTTTGGCAGCATTTGCGTTCGCGACCGCGCTTGCCATTGATGTCGGCATATCCAAAGAGTTTAATCTGCCACTTTATATAAGCCTGACCCTCCTCATACCGGCAATTATGATCGCTATTGCAGGTAAGGTATCGCCCCGCCAATCGGTTACGGAATACAAAACCAACAGCAAGCTTTTCCTCGCTACTGGTATTAGCTGGGCGTTGTCTATTTTCTTTTCGCTAAGAGCCTTCCAGCTAGGCGAAATGAATACCGTCATCACTCTTGAAGCCGTTGTCGTGATATTAAACGTGCTTGCGGCATATATATTCTTAAAAGAGAGAGGCAAGATAAAGCGGAAAATTGCCGGGGCAATTTTAATCGTTTTCGGCGTGCTGCTCACCACGCTTTAG